In the Mycolicibacterium thermoresistibile genome, one interval contains:
- a CDS encoding aminodeoxychorismate synthase component I produces MRIEALGELGPATAVLRTLEAATAARGLPPPAALIGDWFGARAVIAPSVAVEPVAPDAVFAGPTGVGGTAVGGGWFGYLSYPDSPDAGDRSPESRAARLPEAAGGWSDCVLRQDRDGRWWYESLTGTTVPDWVVAALRTPQPSRPHIVRWTPPDRTAHRFGVTACLDAIGAGEIYQACVCTQFVGRIDGAPIDFFADTVARTGPARAAYLAGRWGAVASLSPELFLRRTGEHIASSPIKGTLPRDADPAALRASVKDVAENIMIVDLVRNDLGRIARTGSVTVPELLAVRPAPGVWHLVSTVAARVDPAVPMAAVLAAAFPPASVTGTPKLRARQLLSRWEPFRRGVYCGTVGLASPVAGCELNVAIRTVEFDPHGAAVLGVGGGITADSDPDREWQECLDKAAPFVGADRGPRLGSRPQDGVVQLTT; encoded by the coding sequence GTGAGAATCGAGGCCTTGGGCGAACTCGGCCCCGCGACGGCGGTGTTACGCACCCTCGAAGCGGCCACCGCCGCCCGCGGTCTGCCGCCACCTGCGGCGTTGATCGGCGACTGGTTCGGGGCGCGGGCCGTCATCGCACCCTCGGTCGCGGTGGAACCGGTCGCGCCCGACGCGGTGTTCGCGGGGCCGACCGGCGTCGGCGGGACGGCCGTCGGCGGAGGCTGGTTCGGCTACCTGTCCTACCCGGACAGCCCCGATGCGGGGGACCGTTCCCCGGAAAGCCGGGCCGCGCGCCTTCCGGAAGCCGCAGGCGGCTGGTCCGACTGTGTGCTGCGCCAGGACCGCGACGGCCGCTGGTGGTACGAGAGCCTCACCGGCACAACCGTTCCCGACTGGGTGGTGGCGGCCCTGCGCACCCCGCAGCCGTCGCGGCCGCACATTGTGCGGTGGACGCCACCCGACCGCACCGCCCACCGGTTCGGGGTGACGGCCTGCCTGGACGCCATCGGCGCCGGGGAGATCTACCAGGCATGTGTGTGCACCCAGTTCGTCGGCCGCATCGACGGCGCACCGATCGACTTCTTCGCCGACACCGTCGCCCGGACCGGACCGGCGCGCGCGGCCTACCTCGCCGGGCGGTGGGGCGCGGTGGCGTCGCTGTCCCCGGAACTGTTCCTGCGCCGGACGGGCGAGCACATCGCGTCCAGCCCGATCAAGGGCACCCTGCCCCGCGACGCCGACCCGGCCGCGCTGCGCGCGTCGGTCAAGGACGTCGCCGAGAACATCATGATCGTCGACCTGGTGCGCAACGATCTCGGCCGCATCGCCCGCACCGGCAGCGTCACCGTGCCCGAACTGCTGGCGGTGCGACCGGCCCCCGGGGTGTGGCATCTGGTGTCCACCGTGGCCGCCCGGGTGGATCCCGCCGTGCCGATGGCCGCCGTGCTGGCCGCGGCCTTCCCGCCGGCGTCGGTCACCGGTACCCCGAAACTGCGGGCCCGCCAACTGCTCTCCCGCTGGGAGCCGTTCCGGCGCGGGGTGTACTGCGGCACCGTCGGGCTGGCGTCGCCGGTGGCGGGCTGTGAACTCAACGTGGCGATCCGCACCGTCGAGTTCGACCCGCACGGCGCCGCGGTGCTCGGCGTCGGCGGTGGCATCACCGCGGACTCCGATCCCGATCGGGAATGGCAGGAGTGCCTCGACAAGGCCGCCCCGTTCGTCGGAGCGGACCGAGGTCCGCGTCTAGGCTCGCGCCCGCAGGACGGCGTCGTACAGCTCACGACGTGA
- the rsmI gene encoding 16S rRNA (cytidine(1402)-2'-O)-methyltransferase, with protein sequence MAPGRLLIGATPLGQPKDASARLIEALATADVVAAEDTRRVRTLAQLLDVTPAGRVVSLYDQNEASRVPGLIGQIADGATVLLVSDAGMPLINDPGYRLVTACIEADLPVTCLPGPSAVTTALAVSGLPADRFCFEGFAPRRQAARRSWLRTLADEPRTCVFFESPRRLAECLDDAVAVLGGDRRAVVCRELTKTHEEIVRGTLAELADWSAGGVLGEITVVLAGGVARADLDALVAEVSALVDNGMRVKDACAQVVAAHPGAPSRRELYDAVLRARA encoded by the coding sequence ATGGCTCCCGGTCGACTCCTCATCGGCGCCACCCCGCTCGGCCAGCCGAAGGACGCCTCCGCCCGCTTGATCGAGGCGCTCGCCACCGCCGACGTGGTGGCCGCCGAGGACACCCGCCGGGTGCGCACCCTGGCCCAGCTGCTCGACGTCACCCCGGCCGGCAGGGTGGTGAGCCTTTACGACCAGAACGAGGCGTCCCGGGTGCCGGGGCTGATCGGGCAGATCGCGGACGGGGCGACGGTGCTGCTGGTCAGCGATGCCGGGATGCCGCTGATCAACGATCCGGGCTACCGGCTGGTGACGGCCTGCATCGAGGCGGACCTGCCGGTGACGTGTCTGCCCGGGCCGTCGGCGGTGACGACGGCGCTGGCGGTGTCCGGGCTGCCGGCCGACAGGTTCTGCTTCGAGGGTTTCGCACCGCGCCGGCAGGCCGCCCGGCGCAGCTGGCTGCGCACCCTCGCCGACGAGCCCCGCACCTGCGTGTTCTTCGAGTCGCCGCGCCGGCTCGCGGAGTGTCTGGACGACGCCGTGGCGGTGCTCGGCGGCGACCGGCGTGCGGTGGTCTGCCGCGAGCTGACCAAGACGCACGAGGAGATCGTCCGCGGCACCCTGGCCGAGCTCGCCGACTGGTCCGCCGGCGGGGTGCTGGGGGAGATCACCGTGGTGCTGGCCGGCGGGGTGGCGCGCGCCGACCTGGACGCCCTGGTCGCCGAGGTGAGCGCGCTGGTCGACAACGGCATGCGGGTCAAGGACGCCTGCGCGCAGGTGGTTGCCGCCCATCCGGGTGCGCCGTCACGTCGTGAGCTGTACGACGCCGTCCTGCGGGCGCGAGCCTAG
- a CDS encoding dolichyl-phosphate-mannose--protein mannosyltransferase, translated as MTAPAADPVVTQRPVPVISPGPLVPVADFGPIDRLQGWAMTAVIAALATLTRFLNLGSPTDAGTPIFDEKHYAPQAWQILHNNGVEDNPGYGLVVHPPVGKQLIAIGEALFGYNALGWRFSGAVCGVLTIVLVARIARRISRSTLVGGIAGLLLIADGVSFVSSRTALLDVFLVTFVVAAFGCLMVDRDQVRARMHNALVEGRIAETPWGPRLGVRWWRFGAGVLLGLACATKWSGLYFVVFFGLMTLAFDVVARRQYHVPRPWLGVLRRDVGPAAYALGLIPAGVYLAAFAPWFASETAIHRYAAGRVIGESSLLPIPDALRSLWHYQYGAFKFHSGLTNAAGNHHPWESKPWTWPMSLRPVLYAIDNQNVPGCGEASCVKAVMMVGTPAMWFIAVPVLGWALWRAFVKRDWRYAAVLVGYGAGYLPWFVDIDRQMYFFYATTMAPFLVLAIALILGDILYKPTRNTERRTLALLVVSFYVALVLTNFAWLYPILTGLPISQSTWNMQIWLPSWR; from the coding sequence GTGACCGCCCCCGCCGCCGACCCCGTCGTCACGCAGCGGCCGGTCCCGGTCATCAGTCCCGGCCCGCTGGTGCCGGTGGCCGATTTCGGTCCGATCGACCGACTGCAGGGCTGGGCGATGACCGCCGTGATCGCCGCGCTGGCCACCCTGACCCGGTTCCTCAACCTGGGCTCGCCGACCGACGCCGGCACCCCGATCTTCGACGAGAAGCACTACGCCCCGCAGGCCTGGCAGATCCTGCACAACAACGGGGTCGAGGACAACCCGGGCTACGGGCTGGTGGTGCATCCGCCGGTGGGCAAGCAGTTGATCGCGATAGGCGAGGCGCTGTTCGGCTACAACGCGCTGGGCTGGCGGTTCTCCGGCGCGGTGTGCGGGGTGCTCACCATCGTGCTGGTGGCGCGCATCGCCCGGCGGATCAGCCGGTCCACCCTCGTCGGCGGGATCGCCGGGCTGCTGCTGATCGCCGACGGGGTGAGCTTCGTGTCCTCCCGCACCGCGTTGCTCGACGTGTTCCTGGTGACGTTCGTGGTGGCGGCGTTCGGCTGTCTGATGGTCGACCGCGACCAGGTGCGGGCCCGGATGCACAACGCGCTGGTCGAGGGCCGCATCGCCGAAACCCCGTGGGGGCCGCGGCTGGGGGTGCGGTGGTGGCGGTTCGGCGCCGGGGTGCTGCTCGGACTGGCCTGCGCCACGAAATGGTCCGGACTGTATTTCGTGGTGTTCTTCGGCCTGATGACGTTGGCGTTCGACGTCGTGGCCCGGCGTCAGTACCACGTGCCGCGGCCGTGGCTGGGGGTGCTGCGCCGTGACGTCGGGCCGGCCGCCTATGCGCTGGGCCTGATTCCGGCCGGGGTGTACCTGGCGGCGTTCGCGCCGTGGTTCGCCTCGGAGACCGCGATTCACCGCTACGCGGCGGGCCGGGTGATCGGCGAGAGCAGCCTGCTACCGATCCCCGACGCGCTGCGCTCACTGTGGCATTACCAGTACGGGGCGTTCAAGTTCCACTCCGGGTTGACCAACGCGGCGGGCAACCACCATCCGTGGGAGTCCAAACCGTGGACCTGGCCGATGTCGTTGCGGCCGGTGCTGTATGCGATCGACAACCAGAACGTGCCCGGGTGCGGCGAGGCGTCGTGCGTCAAGGCCGTGATGATGGTCGGCACACCGGCGATGTGGTTCATCGCGGTGCCGGTGCTGGGCTGGGCGTTGTGGCGGGCGTTCGTCAAACGGGACTGGCGATATGCGGCGGTGCTGGTCGGCTACGGCGCGGGGTATCTGCCGTGGTTCGTCGACATCGACCGGCAGATGTACTTCTTCTACGCCACCACCATGGCGCCGTTTTTGGTGTTGGCGATCGCGCTGATCCTCGGCGACATCCTGTACAAGCCCACCCGCAACACCGAACGCCGCACCCTGGCGTTGCTGGTGGTGAGTTTCTATGTGGCCCTGGTGTTGACGAACTTCGCGTGGTTGTACCCGATCCTCACCGGCCTGCCGATCTCCCAGTCGACCTGGAACATGCAGATCTGGCTGCCGTCCTGGCGCTGA
- the arcA gene encoding arginine deiminase, with the protein MTSAPPLGLDSEVGRLRVIIVHRPGAELMRLTPQNSDALLFDGLPWVSKAQEEHDEFTALLRSRGVEVLLLADLLTEALGHSGAARMHGIGAAVDPRRLGIPLSQELSSYLRTLEPAELAHVLIAGMTFDELPFGPGELSLVRRMHHGGDFVIEPLPNLVFTRDSSFWIGPRVAITSLALPARSRETSLTDVIYAHHPRFLGVRRAYESRSAPVEGGDVLLLAPGVVAVGVGERTTPAGAEALARSLFDDDLAHTVLAVPIAQGRAQMHLDTVCTMVDVDAVVMYPNVVDSLSAFTIRRRPSGVAIDDEAPFLEAAARAMGIDRLRVIPTGLDPVIAEREQWDDGNNTLAIAPGVVIAYERNVETNARLEAAGIEVLAVAASELGTGRGGPRCMSCPAARDPI; encoded by the coding sequence GTGACATCTGCACCGCCGTTGGGTCTGGACTCCGAGGTCGGCAGGCTGCGGGTCATCATCGTGCACCGGCCGGGCGCCGAATTGATGCGGCTGACCCCGCAGAACAGTGACGCGTTGTTGTTCGACGGCCTGCCCTGGGTGAGCAAGGCCCAGGAGGAGCACGACGAGTTCACCGCGTTGCTGCGTTCCCGCGGTGTCGAGGTGCTGCTGCTCGCGGATCTGCTGACCGAGGCGCTGGGCCACAGCGGGGCGGCCCGGATGCACGGCATCGGCGCGGCGGTCGATCCGCGACGGCTGGGAATTCCGCTGTCCCAAGAGCTTTCGTCCTATCTGCGGACTCTGGAGCCGGCCGAGCTGGCGCATGTGCTGATCGCCGGGATGACGTTCGACGAGCTGCCGTTCGGGCCGGGGGAGCTGTCGCTGGTGCGGCGCATGCACCACGGCGGCGACTTCGTCATCGAGCCGCTGCCGAACCTGGTGTTCACCCGCGACTCGTCGTTCTGGATCGGCCCACGGGTGGCGATCACGTCACTGGCGTTGCCGGCGCGCAGCCGGGAGACCTCGCTGACCGATGTGATCTATGCGCACCATCCCCGGTTCCTCGGGGTGCGCCGCGCGTACGAATCGCGGTCGGCGCCGGTCGAGGGCGGCGACGTGCTGCTGCTGGCGCCCGGGGTGGTGGCGGTGGGGGTGGGCGAGCGCACCACGCCCGCCGGTGCGGAAGCGTTGGCGCGCAGCCTGTTCGACGACGATCTGGCGCACACCGTGCTGGCGGTGCCGATCGCGCAGGGCCGCGCGCAGATGCACCTGGACACCGTGTGCACGATGGTCGACGTGGACGCGGTGGTGATGTACCCGAATGTGGTGGACTCGTTGTCGGCGTTCACGATTCGCCGCCGGCCCTCCGGCGTGGCGATCGACGACGAGGCGCCGTTCCTCGAGGCCGCGGCCAGGGCGATGGGGATCGACCGGTTGCGGGTGATCCCGACCGGGCTCGATCCGGTGATCGCCGAACGCGAGCAGTGGGACGACGGCAACAACACGCTGGCCATCGCGCCCGGTGTGGTGATCGCCTACGAACGCAATGTGGAGACCAACGCCCGGCTCGAGGCCGCCGGTATCGAGGTGTTGGCCGTCGCGGCGTCCGAACTCGGCACCGGCCGCGGCGGCCCCCGCTGCATGTCCTGCCCCGCCGCGCGCGACCCGATCTGA
- the soxR gene encoding redox-sensitive transcriptional activator SoxR — MGAHELTPSEMSARSGVAVSALHFYEREGLITSRRTAGNQRRYPREMLRRVAFIRMSQRLGIPLARIREALATLPSDRVPTSKDWAELSAGWRADLDERILHLQRLRDNLADCIGCGCLSLKTCALSNPDDALAARGPGAARL, encoded by the coding sequence ATGGGAGCGCACGAGCTGACCCCCAGTGAGATGTCAGCCCGCAGCGGGGTGGCGGTCTCCGCGCTGCACTTCTACGAGCGCGAAGGGCTGATCACCAGCCGGCGCACCGCGGGCAACCAGCGCCGCTATCCCCGGGAGATGCTGCGCCGGGTGGCGTTCATCCGGATGTCGCAGCGGCTCGGTATCCCGCTGGCCCGCATCCGCGAGGCGCTGGCCACCCTGCCCTCCGACCGGGTGCCGACCAGCAAGGACTGGGCGGAGTTGTCCGCCGGCTGGCGCGCCGACCTCGACGAACGCATCCTGCACCTGCAACGGTTGCGCGACAACCTCGCCGACTGCATCGGCTGCGGCTGCCTGAGCCTGAAAACCTGTGCCCTGAGCAACCCGGACGACGCACTGGCCGCCCGGGGACCGGGCGCCGCACGGTTGTGA
- a CDS encoding alpha-ketoglutarate-dependent dioxygenase AlkB — protein sequence MGLALQGSLFDYDERRMLGDGAWVEVRCGWLTDADTLFDELVEVIPWRAERRHMYDRMVDVPRLVSFHNLVDEPAPHPRLKQMRRRLNDAYAGELGEPFVTAGLAYYRDGSDSVAWHGDTIGRSRTEDTMVAIVSLGATRTLAMRPKGGGRSLRFPLNHGDLLVMGGSCQRTWEHSVPKTTKPTGPRISIQFRPRGVR from the coding sequence ATGGGGCTGGCTCTTCAGGGCTCGCTTTTCGATTACGACGAGCGTCGCATGCTCGGCGACGGCGCCTGGGTCGAGGTGCGCTGTGGTTGGCTCACCGACGCCGACACGCTGTTCGACGAACTGGTCGAGGTGATTCCCTGGCGCGCCGAGCGCCGGCACATGTACGACCGCATGGTCGACGTTCCGCGGCTGGTCAGCTTCCACAATCTGGTCGACGAGCCGGCGCCGCATCCCCGGCTCAAGCAGATGCGCCGCCGCCTCAACGACGCGTACGCCGGCGAGCTGGGCGAACCGTTCGTGACCGCCGGTCTGGCCTACTACCGCGACGGCTCGGACAGTGTCGCCTGGCACGGCGACACCATCGGCCGCAGCCGCACCGAGGACACCATGGTGGCGATCGTCAGCCTGGGCGCCACTCGGACGCTGGCCATGCGGCCGAAGGGCGGTGGGCGCAGCCTGCGGTTTCCGCTCAACCACGGTGATCTGCTGGTGATGGGTGGCTCGTGTCAGCGCACCTGGGAACACTCGGTGCCGAAGACCACCAAACCGACCGGGCCGCGGATCAGCATCCAGTTCCGCCCGCGCGGCGTGCGCTGA
- a CDS encoding DUF5642 family protein: MLKLKSALVVALVLTGLTACSTDDAEQDAPQADITRIHTLGEGFGPEFKVTEVPKAGIDPRLFESQPIPPGLTFDPPECDQFGSNRLLEPGLQGNMAAITAEGEGNRFIAIALETSEPISLNKPADNCKRVTFDGPNAGGVVENVESPQIDGAETVGTHRTLETRFAGQQPNRGEVFSYVASFDNYAVIVTANPLVLPDQPVEPVDTERARNLLVDAVDAVRG, from the coding sequence ATGTTGAAGCTGAAGTCAGCGCTCGTCGTGGCGCTGGTGCTCACCGGGCTGACGGCCTGCAGCACCGACGACGCCGAGCAGGACGCCCCGCAGGCCGATATCACCAGGATCCACACCCTCGGGGAGGGCTTCGGTCCCGAGTTCAAGGTGACCGAGGTGCCCAAGGCCGGTATCGATCCGCGGCTGTTCGAATCCCAGCCCATTCCGCCAGGTTTGACGTTCGACCCGCCGGAATGCGATCAGTTCGGCAGCAATCGGCTGCTGGAACCCGGGCTGCAGGGCAACATGGCCGCGATCACCGCTGAAGGGGAGGGCAACCGGTTCATCGCCATCGCGCTCGAGACGTCCGAGCCGATCTCGCTGAACAAGCCGGCCGACAACTGCAAACGGGTCACCTTCGACGGGCCCAACGCCGGCGGGGTGGTGGAGAACGTCGAGTCGCCCCAGATCGACGGGGCCGAGACGGTGGGAACGCACCGCACGCTGGAGACCCGGTTCGCCGGGCAGCAACCCAACCGCGGTGAGGTCTTCAGCTATGTGGCCAGTTTCGACAACTACGCGGTGATCGTCACCGCCAATCCGCTGGTGCTGCCGGATCAGCCGGTCGAACCGGTCGACACCGAACGGGCGCGCAACCTGCTCGTCGACGCGGTCGACGCGGTGCGCGGCTGA
- a CDS encoding DUF5642 family protein: protein MRLLVAGAVTVLAVAACGAATEPPDAPPAGEPSRPVVIDPPRINRARGHLPPDYEGAPLPQPAAPATFWSLGPGWSAEPPQCAALADPAGADATAHGWSASGAGGIVYAMVASAPGPPDPDVLAHCGQWTVTAENTDGTVTSTPAPPVADAVTVAMATTVRTVVEGGTTTITRADTVSAYLDGHVVVVAIVSDPGLPEPPLGDDYAATLLTETVSELRV from the coding sequence ATGCGCCTGTTGGTTGCCGGTGCGGTGACCGTGCTCGCGGTGGCGGCCTGCGGAGCGGCCACCGAGCCGCCGGACGCCCCGCCGGCCGGTGAGCCGTCGCGGCCGGTCGTCATCGATCCGCCCCGCATCAACCGGGCCCGCGGGCATCTGCCACCCGACTACGAGGGCGCTCCGCTGCCACAACCCGCGGCCCCCGCGACGTTCTGGAGCCTCGGGCCCGGTTGGTCGGCCGAACCACCGCAGTGTGCCGCGCTGGCCGACCCGGCCGGCGCCGACGCGACCGCACACGGCTGGTCGGCCTCCGGTGCCGGCGGCATCGTCTACGCGATGGTGGCTTCCGCGCCCGGCCCACCGGACCCGGATGTCCTCGCCCACTGCGGGCAGTGGACCGTCACCGCCGAGAACACCGACGGCACCGTGACGTCGACCCCGGCCCCACCCGTGGCCGACGCCGTCACGGTCGCGATGGCGACCACCGTGCGCACCGTCGTCGAAGGCGGGACGACCACGATCACCCGGGCCGACACCGTCAGCGCCTACCTGGACGGACACGTCGTGGTCGTCGCGATCGTCTCCGACCCGGGGCTGCCCGAACCGCCGCTCGGCGACGACTACGCCGCGACGCTGCTGACCGAAACGGTTTCGGAGTTACGGGTTTGA
- a CDS encoding PE-PPE domain-containing protein codes for MVVTGGVRATVRSAVLVGCVLTTVLALAWVSPMPAMVQVLAKTMLVIGGTGHPLVDPSGPGRPVDGWPYPSRPLGEPGMATEGDGAPAGYVLLVHDNFVVPGGTDGHRYRAVAVYTPQEFFPVAGSRTFNDSVTDGFANTVNCAHSSAGCIAHIYPDTDVGLTDPVADDDGSGVVVVGYSQSAVIASLVKQHLLDNPDRAPGTSFVLLGNPMRPNGGLLQRLPRGMTIPILDVTAFGPTPTNSCDEQGENCAHPTLDVAVQHDALGGDFPIYPLHLPAVANSLLSYALLHGTMPEQHLDDAVPQGVHGDTTYYLLPTDLVPLLMPFEGVVPRPILVALDEPLRVLIEGGYRRDISPGEPTPAYLIPVINPVSLTVNLIRSVPVGLDNGIEELTGERPLGTTDPGPYGVGGDDADLRGLPAGLVPLGSTSPTPILPETAAPAAEKPAMRVDSGTPKPIIRTAAPSAPLLRTPRPPAGERLGERLGERLNQRRGPILDASRLLRPGRAAAGRGVTDTGRPGPVDAAPNPESDTKSQEQP; via the coding sequence ATGGTGGTTACCGGTGGGGTCCGTGCGACGGTGCGGTCGGCGGTTCTGGTCGGCTGCGTGCTCACCACGGTGCTGGCGCTGGCCTGGGTGTCGCCGATGCCGGCGATGGTGCAGGTGCTGGCCAAGACGATGTTGGTCATCGGGGGCACCGGTCATCCGCTCGTGGATCCGTCCGGCCCCGGCCGGCCGGTCGACGGATGGCCCTATCCCAGCCGCCCGCTCGGTGAACCGGGCATGGCGACCGAGGGCGACGGCGCCCCGGCCGGATATGTCCTGCTGGTCCACGACAACTTCGTGGTGCCGGGCGGGACCGACGGGCACCGGTACCGCGCCGTGGCGGTGTACACACCGCAGGAGTTCTTCCCGGTGGCCGGCAGCAGGACGTTCAACGACTCGGTCACCGACGGTTTCGCCAACACCGTCAACTGCGCCCACAGCTCGGCCGGCTGCATCGCCCACATCTACCCCGACACCGACGTCGGACTCACGGACCCGGTGGCCGACGACGACGGTTCCGGCGTGGTGGTCGTCGGCTACTCCCAGAGCGCGGTGATCGCCTCGCTGGTCAAACAGCATCTGCTCGACAATCCCGACCGTGCTCCCGGGACGTCGTTTGTGCTGCTGGGTAATCCGATGCGGCCCAACGGTGGTCTGTTGCAGCGCCTTCCGCGGGGGATGACGATCCCCATCCTCGATGTCACCGCCTTCGGCCCGACTCCGACAAACAGCTGCGACGAGCAGGGGGAGAACTGCGCGCATCCCACCCTGGACGTCGCGGTGCAGCACGACGCGCTCGGCGGCGACTTCCCGATCTATCCGTTGCATCTGCCGGCGGTCGCCAACTCGCTGCTGTCCTATGCACTGCTGCACGGCACGATGCCCGAACAGCATCTGGATGACGCTGTGCCGCAGGGTGTCCACGGCGACACCACGTACTACCTGCTGCCGACCGACCTGGTGCCGCTGCTGATGCCGTTCGAGGGTGTGGTCCCGCGGCCGATCCTGGTCGCCCTCGACGAACCGTTGCGGGTACTCATCGAGGGCGGCTACCGCCGCGACATCAGCCCGGGCGAGCCCACCCCGGCGTATCTGATCCCGGTCATCAACCCGGTCTCGTTGACGGTGAACCTGATTCGCTCGGTGCCGGTGGGGTTGGACAACGGCATCGAAGAACTCACCGGTGAGCGGCCGCTGGGCACCACCGATCCGGGGCCGTACGGGGTCGGCGGCGACGACGCGGACCTGCGCGGCCTGCCCGCCGGGCTGGTGCCGTTGGGGTCGACGTCGCCGACGCCGATCCTGCCGGAGACCGCTGCGCCGGCTGCGGAAAAGCCGGCCATGCGTGTGGATTCCGGGACGCCGAAGCCGATCATCCGCACCGCCGCACCGTCGGCCCCGCTGCTGCGCACCCCGCGCCCGCCCGCCGGTGAACGGCTGGGCGAACGGCTGGGGGAGCGGCTGAATCAGCGGAGGGGACCGATTCTCGACGCATCCCGGCTCCTCCGGCCGGGACGTGCCGCCGCCGGCCGGGGTGTGACGGACACCGGCAGGCCCGGGCCCGTCGACGCCGCGCCGAACCCCGAATCCGACACGAAGTCCCAGGAGCAGCCCTGA
- a CDS encoding LpqN/LpqT family lipoprotein, which produces MSRTARRATRIAAVAAAAALAACGSTADDQTVMPPDTGGATASATMTTTSAAQAGAQAGASGYTIVDYIRDHDIDETTARPGDPGAPNVSLPTPPGWSNATDRAPGWAWAALVSGDPAVADDPPSIVVLMSKLTGDVDADRVLEFAPAELRNLPGFDGGAGTATTLSGFDAVQIGGRYDKDGVERVVGQKTVVIPAADAVYVMQLNADAPAEHAEQLLNATRFLDEQTRITF; this is translated from the coding sequence ATGAGCAGGACCGCACGCCGCGCGACCCGCATCGCCGCGGTGGCCGCAGCCGCGGCGCTGGCGGCGTGCGGGTCCACCGCCGACGATCAGACGGTCATGCCTCCCGACACCGGCGGGGCGACGGCATCGGCGACGATGACGACGACGTCGGCGGCGCAGGCCGGGGCGCAGGCCGGGGCGTCGGGTTACACCATCGTCGACTACATCCGGGACCACGACATCGACGAGACGACGGCACGTCCCGGCGACCCCGGCGCCCCGAACGTGTCGTTACCGACCCCGCCGGGGTGGTCGAACGCGACCGATCGGGCGCCGGGCTGGGCGTGGGCGGCGTTGGTGTCGGGCGATCCCGCGGTCGCCGACGACCCGCCCAGCATCGTCGTGCTGATGTCGAAGCTGACCGGCGACGTCGATGCCGACCGGGTTCTGGAGTTCGCACCCGCGGAGCTGCGGAACCTGCCCGGCTTCGACGGCGGTGCCGGCACCGCCACCACGCTGAGCGGTTTCGACGCGGTCCAGATCGGCGGCCGTTACGACAAGGACGGTGTCGAGCGGGTCGTCGGGCAGAAGACGGTCGTCATCCCCGCCGCCGACGCGGTGTACGTGATGCAACTCAACGCCGACGCCCCCGCCGAGCACGCCGAGCAGTTGCTGAACGCCACCCGGTTCCTCGACGAGCAGACCCGGATCACGTTCTGA
- a CDS encoding GNAT family N-acetyltransferase produces the protein MTKVTTANAENLAGLELFAGYDGEALRPLAALLRPLTAEPGTVLMHQGEPAVHFLLIGSGRVEITHTGPDGAVVVTEVGPGVIVGEISLLRNAPRTATVVAAEPLSGWIGDREAFSVMLGIPGFADTLVKIARQRLASFITPIPVRMRDRTRLFLRPVLPGDEAKTREGHVEFSNETLYRRFMSMGQPNSALMHYLFAVDYVDHFVWVLTDTPDGVVVADGRFVRDHADPGTAEVAFLVADDYQGRGVGSFLMDALAVAATCAGVQRFTAQVLVDNYPMRRILDRFGVHWEFADNNVVSTVFDVPKLRDLSLSPRLYRRIYDMARQVVRAVG, from the coding sequence ATGACGAAAGTGACGACGGCGAACGCCGAGAATCTGGCCGGCCTGGAACTGTTCGCCGGATACGACGGCGAGGCGCTGCGACCCTTGGCGGCGCTTTTGCGTCCGCTGACCGCGGAGCCCGGCACCGTGCTCATGCACCAGGGCGAACCCGCGGTGCACTTTCTGTTGATCGGATCGGGACGGGTCGAGATCACCCACACCGGACCGGACGGTGCGGTCGTCGTCACCGAGGTCGGACCCGGGGTGATCGTCGGCGAGATCTCGCTGCTGCGGAACGCCCCGCGGACCGCGACCGTGGTGGCGGCCGAACCGCTGTCCGGCTGGATCGGGGACCGGGAGGCGTTCTCGGTGATGCTGGGCATCCCCGGGTTCGCCGACACCCTGGTCAAGATCGCCCGGCAGCGGCTGGCGTCGTTCATCACGCCGATTCCGGTGCGGATGCGGGACCGGACCCGGCTGTTCCTGCGGCCGGTGCTGCCCGGCGATGAGGCCAAGACCAGGGAGGGCCACGTCGAGTTCTCCAACGAGACGCTGTACCGGCGCTTCATGAGCATGGGGCAGCCCAACTCGGCGCTGATGCACTATCTGTTCGCCGTCGACTACGTCGACCACTTCGTCTGGGTGCTGACCGACACCCCGGACGGCGTGGTGGTGGCCGACGGTCGGTTCGTGCGTGACCACGCCGATCCGGGCACCGCCGAAGTGGCGTTCCTGGTCGCCGACGATTATCAGGGCCGCGGTGTCGGCTCGTTTCTGATGGACGCCCTGGCGGTGGCGGCGACCTGCGCCGGCGTCCAGCGGTTCACCGCGCAGGTGCTCGTGGACAACTACCCGATGCGCCGCATCCTGGACCGATTCGGCGTGCACTGGGAGTTCGCCGACAACAACGTCGTCAGCACCGTGTTCGACGTGCCCAAGCTGCGCGACCTGTCGCTGTCGCCCCGGCTGTACCGCCGGATCTACGACATGGCCCGGCAGGTGGTCCGCGCCGTCGGCTGA